One Synechococcus sp. JA-2-3B'a(2-13) genomic window carries:
- the ispD gene encoding 2-C-methyl-D-erythritol 4-phosphate cytidylyltransferase: protein MHLLIPAAGSGKRMGAAVNKLLLPLLGQPILAWTLQAADQASSIEWIGILSQPGDWPAIEQILAAMDLSTPVQLLQGGATRQESVYRGVEYLYNLGTVERVLIHDGARCLATPKLFDRCSAALQQVDGLIAGIPVKDTIKVAEAGPKGIQIQSTPERSRLWAAQTPQGFRLSMLWQAHREALAQGWQVTDDAALFEKLGWPVYIVEGEESNLKLTTPLDVLLAAQILQQRLGPAR, encoded by the coding sequence ATGCACCTTCTGATCCCGGCGGCTGGCAGCGGCAAGCGAATGGGAGCTGCGGTCAATAAGCTGTTGCTGCCGCTCTTGGGTCAGCCGATTTTGGCTTGGACGTTGCAGGCTGCGGATCAGGCCAGCTCCATCGAGTGGATCGGCATTCTCTCCCAACCCGGCGATTGGCCAGCCATCGAGCAGATCCTGGCGGCAATGGATCTGTCCACGCCGGTGCAGCTTTTACAAGGGGGGGCGACGCGGCAGGAGTCGGTTTACAGGGGGGTTGAGTATCTCTATAACCTGGGAACAGTAGAGCGGGTGTTGATCCACGATGGGGCCCGCTGCCTAGCTACCCCTAAGTTGTTCGATCGCTGTAGTGCTGCTTTGCAGCAGGTGGATGGTCTCATCGCGGGGATCCCTGTCAAGGACACGATTAAAGTCGCTGAGGCAGGCCCAAAAGGGATCCAAATTCAGTCAACCCCAGAACGCAGCCGGCTGTGGGCAGCGCAAACGCCGCAGGGGTTTCGCCTGTCGATGCTATGGCAAGCCCATCGGGAGGCTCTGGCCCAGGGTTGGCAGGTAACCGATGATGCAGCCCTATTCGAGAAGCTGGGTTGGCCAGTCTACATCGTCGAAGGGGAGGAATCCAATCTGAAGCTAACCACCCCCCTAGATGTGTTGCTGGCCGCACAAATCTTGCAGCAGCGTCTCGGACCAGCGCGTTAG
- a CDS encoding DUF559 domain-containing protein produces MQVSRDGKRSLVLLIDIEIDEPWFLEGNLCRPAHTVNDPKQSKRDAYLADRGWVVVRFSERQVYEESEKCINLIFCLVSGVLGALDSKQPDLSFSFPTDHKRWGDQSALSEPRFPPSYF; encoded by the coding sequence ATGCAGGTATCTAGAGATGGAAAAAGATCACTCGTTTTACTCATTGACATTGAAATTGATGAGCCATGGTTTCTTGAAGGTAATCTGTGTAGGCCAGCCCATACTGTGAATGATCCTAAGCAAAGTAAGCGTGATGCTTATCTAGCGGATAGAGGCTGGGTTGTAGTTCGGTTCTCAGAACGGCAAGTTTATGAAGAAAGTGAAAAGTGCATTAATCTCATCTTTTGCTTGGTTTCAGGTGTCTTGGGTGCATTAGATTCTAAACAGCCAGACTTATCATTTTCATTTCCAACGGACCACAAGAGATGGGGTGATCAAAGTGCTCTTAGTGAACCTAGATTTCCTCCTTCCTACTTTTAA
- a CDS encoding RNA-guided endonuclease InsQ/TnpB family protein produces MSQVLTISCKLKVSQSQAAKLDATMDAFVQALNWVNQNTPEKIVNAVKLQSLCYYEIRARFGLSSNLAQQVCRRVAGARKVARQRNRPVKEFKRRFVTYDARIFSFRQKDWTVSLTTVEGRERFELAIGNYQRGMLAGSNPKSATLVKRKDGSYYIQICVEKKPPKQQDTDKVIGVDLGRTDIAHTSEGDNWNGQQLNKVRDHYSRLRAVLQRKASKGTRSSRRRCRELLQRLSGKERRFQSRQRCVAKTWVNHRISKAIVSRAKATNSAIALEDLTGIRERVNQQPRSKTERRRANSWAFYQLRQFLEYKARVAGVSLILVPPAYTSQTCHRCLHIHPDPAQSYRSGKSFKCGHCGWEGDADLNGANVIALLGAAVNQPRGSGLFCSLVEQSRLRATESPLRTA; encoded by the coding sequence ATGAGCCAAGTCCTGACCATCTCCTGCAAGCTCAAGGTGTCCCAGTCGCAAGCCGCTAAATTGGACGCGACGATGGATGCCTTTGTGCAGGCACTGAACTGGGTCAACCAGAACACGCCGGAGAAGATCGTCAATGCGGTCAAACTGCAATCCCTTTGCTACTACGAGATTCGCGCCCGATTCGGCTTGTCTAGCAACTTGGCCCAACAGGTCTGCAGACGGGTGGCAGGCGCTCGCAAAGTGGCGAGACAGCGCAACCGTCCAGTTAAAGAGTTCAAGCGTAGGTTCGTTACCTACGACGCACGCATCTTCTCGTTCCGTCAAAAAGACTGGACGGTGTCGCTGACCACGGTGGAAGGGAGAGAACGCTTTGAACTGGCCATTGGCAACTACCAGCGTGGGATGCTGGCTGGTTCCAACCCCAAATCTGCCACCCTGGTCAAGCGCAAAGATGGCTCCTACTACATCCAGATTTGCGTAGAGAAAAAACCACCCAAGCAACAAGATACCGACAAGGTGATCGGGGTGGACTTGGGGAGGACAGATATTGCCCATACGTCAGAGGGGGACAACTGGAATGGACAGCAGTTGAACAAAGTCCGCGACCACTACTCCCGGTTGAGGGCGGTACTCCAACGCAAAGCCAGTAAGGGCACACGCAGTTCGCGGCGCAGATGCAGAGAACTGTTGCAACGGCTGTCTGGCAAGGAGAGACGCTTTCAGTCGCGTCAGCGTTGCGTAGCAAAAACGTGGGTCAATCATCGCATCTCCAAAGCTATTGTCTCTAGGGCAAAAGCTACCAACAGCGCTATTGCTCTGGAAGACTTGACAGGGATCCGGGAAAGGGTCAATCAACAACCCCGCAGCAAAACCGAAAGGCGCAGGGCCAACAGTTGGGCGTTCTACCAACTACGTCAATTTCTGGAATACAAGGCGAGGGTTGCAGGGGTTTCTCTGATTCTTGTGCCGCCTGCCTACACGTCGCAGACCTGCCACCGGTGTTTGCACATCCATCCCGACCCTGCGCAATCCTACCGCAGTGGCAAGTCGTTCAAGTGTGGGCACTGTGGATGGGAAGGAGATGCGGACTTGAATGGTGCAAACGTAATTGCGCTCTTGGGGGCTGCCGTAAACCAGCCTAGAGGTTCGGGCCTGTTTTGTTCTCTGGTAGAGCAGAGCAGGCTCAGGGCTACTGAAAGCCCGCTCCGTACCGCTTAG
- the cobM gene encoding precorrin-4 C(11)-methyltransferase gives MREPTSWPVYIVGAGPGDPELITLRGQRLLAEADVVFYTGSLVPEGVLAHCRPGVEAIDTRSFTLETLLPQIVERVKAGRRVVRLQDGDPCLYGALHELLIRLAEAGIPFEIVPGVSAFQLAAARLQVELTIPKLVQTIILTRASGRTQVPEAEALASLAAHRASLCLYLSARHVEQAQADLLAHYPADTPVAVCYRLGWPDEQIWLGSLAEMAALTRQAGLERTVLYLVSPALKGLSSSRSARSRLYSPDHTHLFRPRMGRQPRL, from the coding sequence ATGCGCGAACCGACGTCGTGGCCTGTCTACATTGTCGGGGCTGGCCCCGGGGATCCGGAGCTGATTACCCTGCGGGGGCAAAGACTGCTGGCGGAAGCCGATGTAGTGTTCTACACAGGTTCTTTGGTGCCAGAGGGAGTGCTGGCCCATTGTCGCCCTGGGGTTGAGGCCATTGACACCCGCTCCTTCACGCTGGAAACGCTGCTGCCGCAAATTGTGGAACGGGTCAAGGCGGGGCGGCGGGTGGTGCGGCTGCAGGATGGGGATCCCTGCCTTTACGGCGCTCTGCACGAGCTGCTGATCCGGCTGGCGGAGGCAGGGATCCCTTTTGAGATCGTGCCGGGAGTAAGCGCCTTTCAATTGGCAGCCGCCCGTTTGCAGGTGGAGTTGACCATACCCAAGTTGGTACAGACGATTATCCTCACCCGCGCCAGCGGTCGCACCCAGGTACCGGAAGCAGAAGCCCTGGCCAGTCTGGCAGCCCACCGCGCCTCTTTGTGTCTATATCTGAGCGCCCGCCACGTAGAACAAGCGCAGGCAGATCTGCTGGCTCACTACCCCGCCGATACCCCGGTTGCCGTTTGTTATCGCTTGGGTTGGCCGGACGAACAGATCTGGCTGGGATCCCTGGCCGAGATGGCCGCCCTCACCCGGCAAGCCGGCTTAGAACGCACAGTGCTCTATCTCGTCAGCCCTGCCTTGAAAGGCTTGTCAAGCTCCAGGTCTGCCCGCTCGCGGCTCTACAGCCCTGACCACACCCACCTCTTCCGTCCCAGAATGGGCCGGCAGCCCCGTTTGTAA
- a CDS encoding tetratricopeptide repeat protein — MAGSSAARSVETLIKALQKALAPLPTRSALKQDALYLMVDLPRQGMFSCSMVLHRVASQLGGLPVQGVSQLVVYGRLQGETQPQWKKVFYLSSGESSADATQIVLPGTKISEIKVLEAQKPVVDPDHNSDFRKVKTLGAPVPKIQKERWPEAAPSQASVGHAPSQDGIPTPLPTTARPSSPIDVLANFPTLDQWLHRPALRPFLGGALALSLLLGAGLVVRSFGQADVPARARSLGLGIPLLILAAGGGWLGWQGRRAINTFEREGSQDPFTEGLSFLQANPIPEAVERFQEAVRRQPDHVEAHIELAHLLAKTNRLQEALSHYQQAKHLNPNWSGINTHLVETLKALARQWLAQHQPDEVLAHLPEAFPLTQGSAQAEIYSLLGQAWAEKGNWAEALAQQQKALGLDPHFSEAHLCVAQIRLKLGQWDEAIDSCWAALELNDRLGLGHAVMGQALMRKGQLKAAIAAFRTALNLDLAPELAAGVRVDLGLAMVHAGHLAQASQEFSQVIFNGQFKRQQARAYYGLGLVLASQEQYSEAVKNYRRALELAPDLHEAMAAIGLAYLGPKQRDASGRKFIQPQQLQQAIQQFEQALKGDPDLPEAHFGMGEASRIKGDLTSAEASYRRAIRSNGSYGAAHYRLGSILARQGKLEQAIEHFRSALEIAPNFSEARVSLQRLLSKQMEEAHTGLLVP, encoded by the coding sequence ATGGCTGGCTCATCTGCTGCTCGCAGCGTGGAAACCCTGATCAAGGCTCTGCAGAAGGCCCTGGCCCCCCTGCCAACCCGTTCGGCCCTGAAGCAAGATGCCCTTTACCTCATGGTGGATCTCCCACGGCAGGGGATGTTTAGCTGCTCTATGGTGTTGCATCGAGTTGCCAGCCAATTGGGGGGCTTGCCTGTGCAGGGAGTTAGCCAACTGGTGGTGTACGGTCGGCTTCAGGGGGAAACACAGCCGCAGTGGAAAAAAGTCTTCTACTTGTCCTCTGGGGAAAGCAGTGCCGATGCCACGCAGATTGTATTACCGGGCACCAAGATTTCTGAGATCAAGGTGCTGGAGGCCCAAAAACCTGTTGTGGATCCCGACCACAACTCCGATTTTCGCAAAGTTAAAACTCTGGGGGCACCGGTTCCCAAAATTCAGAAAGAGCGCTGGCCAGAAGCGGCTCCAAGCCAGGCCTCGGTTGGCCATGCCCCTTCCCAAGACGGGATCCCGACCCCTCTGCCTACAACTGCTCGCCCCAGTTCTCCTATCGACGTTCTGGCCAACTTTCCGACACTTGATCAATGGTTGCACAGGCCTGCTCTAAGGCCCTTCTTGGGGGGAGCTCTGGCTTTGTCTCTCCTGCTGGGGGCTGGGTTGGTGGTGCGCTCTTTTGGGCAAGCCGATGTTCCTGCCCGAGCCAGATCGCTGGGGCTGGGGATCCCGCTGTTGATCTTGGCTGCAGGGGGGGGCTGGCTGGGTTGGCAAGGCCGGCGTGCCATCAACACCTTTGAGCGGGAGGGATCCCAGGATCCCTTTACAGAAGGGCTGTCCTTTTTACAGGCCAATCCAATTCCTGAGGCAGTGGAGCGGTTTCAGGAGGCTGTGCGGCGACAGCCAGATCACGTAGAGGCCCACATTGAACTGGCCCATCTGTTGGCGAAAACCAACCGACTGCAGGAGGCATTGAGCCACTACCAACAGGCCAAACACCTGAACCCGAACTGGAGCGGCATCAACACCCACCTGGTGGAAACCCTGAAGGCTCTAGCACGGCAGTGGCTGGCCCAGCATCAGCCGGATGAAGTTCTGGCCCACTTACCCGAAGCATTCCCCCTCACCCAGGGATCCGCCCAAGCTGAGATCTATAGCCTGCTCGGCCAAGCCTGGGCAGAGAAGGGCAACTGGGCAGAAGCGTTGGCCCAGCAACAAAAGGCCCTGGGGCTGGATCCCCACTTCAGCGAGGCCCATCTTTGCGTTGCTCAAATTCGCCTCAAGCTGGGGCAATGGGACGAGGCCATCGATTCCTGTTGGGCTGCTTTGGAGTTGAATGATCGCCTGGGCCTGGGCCACGCCGTGATGGGACAAGCGCTGATGCGCAAAGGACAGCTAAAAGCGGCAATCGCAGCCTTCCGAACTGCTCTCAACCTGGATCTCGCTCCTGAGTTGGCAGCCGGTGTGCGGGTGGATCTGGGTTTGGCAATGGTGCATGCAGGTCATCTGGCTCAAGCCAGCCAAGAGTTCAGCCAGGTGATCTTCAATGGCCAGTTCAAAAGACAGCAGGCTCGCGCCTACTACGGCTTGGGCCTGGTGTTGGCAAGCCAAGAGCAATACAGCGAAGCTGTGAAGAACTACCGGCGGGCTTTGGAGCTGGCCCCCGATCTGCACGAAGCGATGGCCGCCATTGGCCTAGCCTACTTGGGGCCCAAACAACGGGATGCCTCTGGGCGCAAGTTCATCCAGCCTCAACAGTTGCAGCAGGCTATACAGCAGTTTGAACAGGCTTTGAAAGGAGACCCAGATCTGCCCGAAGCTCACTTTGGCATGGGAGAGGCGTCGCGCATCAAGGGGGATCTAACCTCGGCGGAGGCCAGCTATCGACGGGCCATTCGCAGCAATGGCAGCTATGGAGCAGCTCACTATCGTCTGGGATCCATCCTTGCCCGCCAAGGCAAGCTGGAGCAGGCCATTGAACACTTTCGCTCGGCTTTGGAAATCGCTCCCAACTTCTCCGAAGCCAGAGTGAGCCTGCAACGGCTTCTCTCCAAACAGATGGAAGAGGCCCATACCGGCCTACTCGTCCCGTAA
- a CDS encoding sulfurtransferase produces MTPTPGWVVSPATAIQLIQQGATLLDARSAELQADGILKGSIPVNWTEFTQPEAANSGKLLADDALLTERLQGLGVFQGRPVVVVADPLRGWGEDGWIVWMLRSLGHPQAVMVDGGYPALVKEGVLTTTRQSADEPQRGDFVVQRTDRWEIDRDTLRASLGSDRVAILDSREAQEYKGATPYGEARGGHIPGAVHLYYKELMDAAGSLLPPDEIHARLQKAGIPPEAEIIAYCTAGVRSAWVTVVLTHLGRQAKSYSGSILEWAAGDLQKFPLQP; encoded by the coding sequence ATGACACCAACGCCAGGTTGGGTGGTCAGCCCTGCAACCGCCATCCAGCTCATCCAACAAGGGGCAACGCTTCTGGATGCACGCAGTGCGGAATTGCAAGCCGACGGGATCCTGAAGGGTTCAATTCCGGTGAACTGGACGGAGTTTACTCAACCAGAGGCTGCAAACAGCGGCAAGCTGTTGGCAGATGATGCCCTTCTCACCGAAAGGCTGCAGGGCCTTGGCGTGTTTCAGGGGCGTCCGGTGGTGGTGGTGGCCGATCCGCTGCGGGGCTGGGGAGAAGATGGCTGGATCGTTTGGATGTTGCGCAGCTTGGGTCATCCCCAGGCAGTCATGGTGGACGGGGGCTATCCGGCCCTGGTGAAGGAGGGAGTGCTGACCACAACCCGACAAAGCGCCGACGAACCGCAACGGGGCGACTTTGTAGTGCAGCGAACCGACCGGTGGGAGATCGACCGGGACACTCTGCGGGCCAGCCTTGGCTCCGACCGTGTGGCCATCCTCGACAGTCGCGAAGCCCAAGAATACAAGGGAGCCACCCCCTATGGTGAGGCGCGCGGTGGACACATCCCCGGCGCTGTGCATCTCTACTACAAGGAGCTGATGGATGCGGCGGGATCCCTATTGCCGCCCGATGAAATTCACGCCCGCCTGCAAAAAGCCGGGATCCCTCCAGAAGCCGAGATCATTGCCTACTGCACAGCTGGGGTTCGCTCCGCTTGGGTCACGGTGGTTTTAACCCATTTGGGCCGGCAGGCCAAAAGCTATTCCGGTTCCATCCTGGAATGGGCAGCCGGGGATCTCCAGAAGTTCCCGCTCCAGCCATGA
- a CDS encoding NAD(P)/FAD-dependent oxidoreductase: MRGSLPTVILAGCGYGAIDALRALKGQARVIAINPYPYSVNSGMSTRLLSGRFSLELVRIPLLEHIQANGAQFLPGRVTHIQPEARTLTLESEAGIQTLAYDYLLVNVGRELRPIDGIQHAFTIRPAEQLVAAQTWIRQCWQRSAQGDRTPGLLTFVVAGGGCTGTELMGELYDLCREMSAETGIPLAQARLILIHRQAHLVEGFSEPFRRAVEREIRHLGVEIWAGCQVKAFGPEQVWLSDGTELIAQTRLWAGGFQVPSWLSTCGLPTGPTGALLVDKYLRVQGSEHILAVGDCADFVWGSRLLPKIGVYAVRQGPIAAQNLLRLIRGQPLIPYRPQATVFVCVTVGNRVAVAEKGRLVWRGYAATVLKNFFDWLYMRKLKPLRWQEFFY, encoded by the coding sequence ATGAGGGGATCCCTGCCCACTGTGATCTTGGCCGGATGTGGCTATGGAGCCATCGACGCCTTGCGGGCGCTCAAAGGGCAGGCACGGGTGATCGCCATCAACCCCTATCCCTACAGTGTTAATTCAGGCATGTCCACGCGGCTGCTGAGTGGTCGGTTTTCTCTGGAGCTGGTGCGGATCCCTTTGCTGGAGCATATTCAAGCCAACGGCGCCCAGTTTTTGCCGGGGCGAGTCACCCACATCCAACCCGAAGCTCGAACCCTGACCCTGGAGAGTGAAGCCGGGATCCAAACTCTGGCCTACGACTATCTGTTGGTGAATGTGGGCCGGGAGTTGCGCCCCATCGATGGGATCCAACATGCCTTCACCATTCGACCGGCAGAACAATTGGTGGCTGCCCAAACCTGGATCCGGCAGTGCTGGCAACGGTCAGCCCAGGGGGATCGGACGCCGGGCCTGCTGACCTTTGTGGTGGCGGGAGGAGGCTGTACCGGCACAGAGCTGATGGGGGAACTCTACGATCTTTGCCGGGAAATGAGCGCAGAAACAGGGATCCCCTTGGCTCAAGCCCGGCTGATCTTGATCCATCGCCAGGCCCATCTGGTCGAGGGCTTCTCGGAACCCTTCCGCCGGGCGGTGGAAAGGGAAATCCGCCATCTGGGGGTGGAAATCTGGGCCGGATGTCAGGTGAAAGCCTTTGGGCCGGAGCAGGTGTGGCTCTCGGATGGCACCGAGTTGATAGCTCAGACCCGCCTGTGGGCAGGTGGCTTCCAGGTGCCGAGCTGGTTGAGCACCTGCGGCTTGCCAACAGGGCCGACGGGAGCCCTGCTCGTGGACAAATACCTGCGGGTGCAAGGCTCAGAGCACATCTTGGCGGTGGGGGACTGCGCTGACTTTGTTTGGGGATCCCGCCTCTTGCCCAAGATCGGCGTGTACGCGGTGCGCCAGGGGCCGATTGCAGCCCAAAACCTGCTGCGGCTCATCCGCGGCCAACCTCTGATCCCCTACCGACCGCAGGCCACGGTTTTTGTTTGTGTAACGGTGGGGAACCGCGTTGCCGTTGCCGAGAAAGGCAGGCTGGTCTGGCGCGGCTATGCAGCCACGGTGCTGAAGAACTTTTTTGATTGGCTGTACATGCGCAAACTTAAGCCCCTGCGCTGGCAGGAGTTTTTCTACTGA
- the sufU gene encoding Fe-S cluster assembly sulfur transfer protein SufU, with translation MPLDNLRGLYQQVILERYKKPHNFGRVDPVHRHQRGHNPSCGDTIDLTLQLDPSQERIVDIKFEGAGCAIALASADLMADAVRGRTIPEALQLVERFQAMMRGGEEFPREQRALNAMKGVAQFPVRIKCANLAWHALKYALESPEPQANGSAFVSNENTD, from the coding sequence ATGCCTCTAGATAACCTGCGCGGACTCTATCAGCAAGTCATTCTGGAGCGGTACAAAAAGCCCCACAACTTCGGCAGAGTGGATCCCGTCCACCGCCACCAACGTGGCCACAACCCCTCCTGTGGCGACACCATCGACCTCACCTTACAACTGGATCCCAGCCAGGAGCGGATTGTCGATATCAAATTCGAGGGGGCAGGCTGTGCCATTGCCCTGGCTTCTGCCGATCTCATGGCGGATGCGGTGCGGGGGCGCACCATCCCCGAAGCTCTGCAGTTGGTGGAGCGCTTCCAAGCCATGATGCGCGGTGGCGAAGAGTTCCCGCGGGAGCAACGGGCTTTGAACGCCATGAAAGGGGTAGCCCAATTTCCAGTGCGCATCAAATGCGCCAACCTGGCCTGGCATGCGCTCAAATACGCGCTGGAATCGCCCGAACCCCAGGCCAATGGGTCGGCCTTTGTGAGCAACGAAAACACCGACTGA
- a CDS encoding RNA-guided endonuclease InsQ/TnpB family protein produces MQRLQAFKYELLPNGQQERQMRRFAGSCRFVYNKALALQKERHEQGQKKLGYAGLCQLLTAWRHSADTAWLADAPVHPLQQALQDLERAYSHFFAQRAGFPKFKKKGRSDSFRYPDPKQIQLDQANSRIFLPKLGWLRYRNSRDVVGKVKNVTVSKHAGKWFVSIQTEREVNWPIPQGGAVGMDMGIARLATLSDGTFYAPLNSFKRHEARLRKAQQALSRKVKFSNNWKKAKARLQRIHSQMANARRDFLHKVSTAICKSQAIVCIEDLRVRNMSKLAAGTADAPGKNVRAKSALNKAILDQGWYEFRCMLEYKLAWKGGRLIVVPPQNPSRTCPCCGHVSSDNRQTQAWFECVACGYENNADRGSGPEAFRGSGPEAFRGSGPEAFRGSGPEAFRGSGPEAFRGSGPEAFRGSGPEAFRGSGPEAFRGSGPEAFRGSGPEAFRGSGPEAFRGSGPEAFRGSGPEAFRGSGPEAFLVGAINILARGIQLLRDEGQDTTDAAVGMRVGEPPVSAWMACGSNRTGGRKQEPAETTAQGAIHAQRGRNLRPSGRGGCQDSRLRQLQPLSQRERGVEAMHSPTGNAPLGSIG; encoded by the coding sequence GTGCAACGACTTCAAGCCTTCAAGTACGAATTGCTGCCCAACGGCCAGCAGGAACGGCAGATGCGCCGCTTTGCTGGCTCCTGCCGGTTCGTCTACAACAAAGCACTGGCGTTGCAGAAGGAGCGTCACGAGCAAGGTCAGAAAAAGCTAGGCTATGCGGGCTTGTGCCAGCTGCTCACCGCGTGGCGCCACAGCGCAGATACGGCGTGGCTGGCGGATGCGCCGGTGCATCCGCTGCAACAGGCGCTCCAGGATTTGGAGCGAGCCTACAGCCACTTCTTCGCCCAGCGCGCCGGCTTCCCGAAGTTCAAGAAAAAAGGCCGGTCGGACAGTTTCCGTTATCCCGACCCCAAGCAAATCCAGCTGGACCAGGCCAACAGCCGCATCTTTCTGCCCAAACTTGGCTGGCTGCGTTATCGCAACAGCCGCGACGTGGTGGGCAAGGTCAAGAACGTCACCGTATCCAAGCACGCTGGCAAGTGGTTCGTGTCGATCCAGACCGAGCGGGAGGTTAATTGGCCTATTCCGCAGGGGGGCGCAGTGGGCATGGACATGGGCATTGCCCGCTTGGCTACCCTCTCGGACGGCACGTTCTACGCGCCCCTCAACAGCTTCAAGCGGCACGAGGCGCGCTTGCGCAAGGCACAGCAAGCGCTCTCCCGCAAAGTCAAGTTCAGCAACAACTGGAAGAAGGCAAAAGCCCGCCTCCAGCGTATTCATTCTCAGATGGCCAACGCCCGCCGCGACTTCCTGCACAAGGTCTCGACCGCGATTTGCAAAAGCCAGGCAATCGTGTGCATCGAGGACTTGCGGGTGCGGAATATGTCCAAGTTGGCGGCAGGGACAGCAGATGCTCCTGGGAAGAACGTCCGCGCCAAGTCAGCGTTAAACAAAGCCATTCTCGACCAGGGGTGGTATGAGTTCCGCTGCATGCTGGAGTACAAGCTGGCCTGGAAAGGCGGCAGGCTCATTGTCGTGCCGCCGCAGAACCCGAGCCGCACCTGTCCATGTTGCGGCCATGTTTCATCAGACAACCGCCAGACCCAAGCCTGGTTCGAGTGCGTGGCGTGCGGCTATGAGAATAACGCCGATCGCGGCAGCGGGCCGGAGGCCTTTCGCGGCAGCGGGCCGGAGGCCTTTCGCGGCAGCGGGCCGGAGGCCTTTCGCGGCAGCGGGCCGGAGGCCTTTCGCGGCAGCGGGCCGGAGGCCTTTCGCGGCAGCGGGCCGGAGGCCTTTCGCGGCAGCGGGCCGGAGGCCTTTCGCGGCAGCGGGCCGGAGGCCTTTCGCGGCAGCGGGCCGGAGGCCTTTCGCGGCAGCGGGCCGGAGGCCTTTCGCGGCAGCGGGCCGGAGGCCTTTCGCGGCAGCGGGCCGGAGGCCTTTCGCGGCAGCGGGCCGGAGGCCTTTCGCGGCAGCGGGCCGGAGGCCTTTCTGGTCGGTGCCATCAACATCCTTGCTCGCGGGATACAGCTGTTGCGAGACGAAGGGCAGGACACGACCGACGCTGCGGTCGGGATGCGGGTGGGTGAACCACCCGTGTCAGCCTGGATGGCCTGTGGATCGAACCGCACGGGCGGTCGGAAGCAGGAACCCGCCGAGACGACTGCGCAAGGAGCCATCCATGCGCAGCGTGGTAGGAATCTCCGGCCTTCAGGCCGGGGAGGATGTCAAGATTCCCGTTTGCGACAGCTTCAGCCCCTTTCTCAAAGGGAGAGAGGAGTTGAGGCGATGCACAGCCCGACTGGGAATGCTCCTCTTGGCTCAATTGGCTGA
- a CDS encoding BolA family protein, with protein sequence MDPREIEALVRAALPGARVQVEDTVGDGHHFQAIVVAEQFQGLPLIKQHRLVNEALKAYLQDGRLHALALRTFTPAQWEQLQGLDSGSSAN encoded by the coding sequence ATGGATCCACGAGAAATTGAGGCGTTGGTACGGGCCGCCCTGCCCGGTGCGAGAGTACAGGTGGAAGACACGGTCGGCGATGGCCACCATTTCCAGGCCATTGTGGTGGCGGAACAATTCCAGGGCTTGCCCCTGATCAAACAGCACCGGCTGGTGAATGAGGCCCTGAAAGCTTACCTGCAGGATGGCCGCCTACATGCTTTAGCCCTGCGCACCTTTACCCCCGCCCAGTGGGAGCAACTCCAGGGGCTGGATTCTGGTTCATCAGCCAATTGA
- a CDS encoding DNA adenine methylase has protein sequence MTHPCSLGHRRALRREELWNPVPDSCEPTPAEPAVKARPFLKWAGGKGQLLSQYEPFFPRAWNTYHEPFLGGGAVFFHLAQGIPSGSRHFVLSDINPELVNVYCCVRDQVEEIIALLSHHQAHHSRDYYYTIRAARFEDPAQRAARLLYLNKTCFNGLYRENSRGEFNVPLGRYRNPRICDAENLRAVARVLQGVEIAVQPFWQVLERAKPGDFVYLDPPYYPLSASSSFTAYSRFAFGEAEQIRLREVFGTLADRGVQVLLSNSDCPFVRELYRDYPIQTISASRAINAQGHKRGPITEVLVLSHPSLATACSGPEEIPFCPGTI, from the coding sequence ATGACCCACCCTTGTTCTCTTGGACATAGGCGTGCTCTGCGGCGGGAAGAACTCTGGAACCCTGTACCCGACTCCTGCGAACCCACCCCAGCGGAGCCAGCCGTTAAAGCGCGTCCCTTCCTAAAATGGGCAGGGGGAAAAGGGCAACTGCTCAGCCAATACGAACCCTTTTTTCCTCGCGCCTGGAACACCTATCACGAGCCCTTTTTGGGGGGTGGAGCGGTCTTTTTTCATCTGGCCCAAGGGATCCCATCGGGTTCTCGACACTTTGTTTTGTCGGATATCAACCCTGAGCTGGTAAACGTGTATTGCTGCGTGCGGGATCAGGTGGAGGAGATCATTGCCCTGCTCAGCCACCACCAAGCCCACCACAGCCGGGATTATTACTACACCATCCGCGCGGCTCGATTTGAAGATCCGGCGCAACGGGCTGCCCGCCTGCTGTATCTGAACAAGACCTGTTTTAATGGCCTCTACCGGGAGAACTCGCGGGGAGAGTTCAATGTCCCTTTGGGCCGTTACCGCAATCCCCGCATTTGCGACGCGGAGAACCTACGGGCCGTGGCACGGGTTTTACAAGGCGTGGAGATCGCGGTGCAGCCGTTTTGGCAGGTGCTCGAACGAGCCAAACCCGGGGATTTCGTCTATTTGGATCCCCCTTACTATCCCCTTTCTGCCAGCAGCAGCTTCACAGCCTACAGCCGGTTTGCCTTCGGCGAAGCGGAACAGATCCGCCTGCGAGAAGTGTTTGGAACATTGGCCGACCGAGGCGTGCAGGTGCTGCTCTCCAATTCCGATTGCCCCTTTGTGCGGGAACTGTACCGGGATTACCCCATCCAGACCATCTCTGCCAGCCGTGCCATCAACGCCCAGGGCCACAAACGCGGTCCCATCACCGAGGTCTTGGTGCTGAGCCATCCCAGCCTGGCCACCGCCTGCAGTGGGCCGGAAGAGATCCCGTTTTGCCCCGGAACCATCTAG